Proteins from a single region of Gossypium arboreum isolate Shixiya-1 chromosome 1, ASM2569848v2, whole genome shotgun sequence:
- the LOC108463265 gene encoding UPF0235 protein At5g63440 isoform X1, with product MPKRTTHTYSSEDAAPDGPDSDLFVYYCKHCGSHVLITDTQLQKMPKRKTDKAYVLDKKKHLARLNISEAGKVLLKRGEGKLEKQFRMNCIGCGLFVCYRAEEDLETASFIYAVDGALSTVAAETNPQDAPVPPCISQLEGGLVQVAIEVEDRAQRSAITRVNADDVRVTVAAPAARGEANNELLEFMGKVLGLRLSQMTLQRGWNNKSKLLVVEDLSARQVYEKLLEAVQP from the exons ATGCCGAAGAGAACAACGCACACATACTCAAGCGAAGACGCAGCGCCGGATGGACCTGACTCTGATCTTTTCGTCTACTATTGCAAGCACTGCGGTTCCCACGTCCTTATTACTG ATACCCAATTGCAGAAAATGCCCAAGAGAAAGACTGACAAAGCATATGTGCTAGACAAGAAAAAGCACCTTGCTAGGCTTAATATCAGCGAGGCGGGAAAAGTTCTCTTGAAGAG GGGAGAAGGGAAATTGGAGAAGCAATTCCGTATGAATTGTATAGGTTGTGGCCTATTTGTTTGCTATCGGGCTGAAGAAGATCTGGAAACTGCGTCTTTCATTTATGCTGTTGATGGTGCCCTTAGTACAGTTGCAGCAGAAACCAACCCTCAG GATGCTCCTGTGCCACCTTGCATATCCCAGTTAGAGGGAGGACTTGTTCAGGTGGCCATAGAGGTGGAAGATCGTGCACAGCGTTCAGCAATTACAA GAGTAAATGCAGATGATGTACGTGTTACTGTGGCTGCACCTGCAGCCCGTGGTGAAGCTAACAATGAACTTTTGGAATTCATGGGAAAG GTGCTTGGACTGAGACTTAGCCAGATGACTCTTCAGAGAGGATGGAATAACAAATCAAAGCTTCTCGTG GTTGAGGATTTGTCTGCCAGACAGGTGTATGAGAAACTTCTAGAAGCTGTTCAACCTTGA
- the LOC108463265 gene encoding UPF0235 protein At5g63440 isoform X2, with protein MPKRTTHTYSSEDAAPDGPDSDLFVYYCKHCGSHVLITDTQLQKMPKRKTDKAYVLDKKKHLARLNISEAGKVLLKRGEGKLEKQFRMNCIGCGLFVCYRAEEDLETASFIYAVDGALSTVAAETNPQDAPVPPCISQLEGGLVQVAIEVEDRAQRSAITRVNADDVRVTVAAPAARGEANNELLEFMGKVLGLRLSQMTLQRGWNNKSKLLVC; from the exons ATGCCGAAGAGAACAACGCACACATACTCAAGCGAAGACGCAGCGCCGGATGGACCTGACTCTGATCTTTTCGTCTACTATTGCAAGCACTGCGGTTCCCACGTCCTTATTACTG ATACCCAATTGCAGAAAATGCCCAAGAGAAAGACTGACAAAGCATATGTGCTAGACAAGAAAAAGCACCTTGCTAGGCTTAATATCAGCGAGGCGGGAAAAGTTCTCTTGAAGAG GGGAGAAGGGAAATTGGAGAAGCAATTCCGTATGAATTGTATAGGTTGTGGCCTATTTGTTTGCTATCGGGCTGAAGAAGATCTGGAAACTGCGTCTTTCATTTATGCTGTTGATGGTGCCCTTAGTACAGTTGCAGCAGAAACCAACCCTCAG GATGCTCCTGTGCCACCTTGCATATCCCAGTTAGAGGGAGGACTTGTTCAGGTGGCCATAGAGGTGGAAGATCGTGCACAGCGTTCAGCAATTACAA GAGTAAATGCAGATGATGTACGTGTTACTGTGGCTGCACCTGCAGCCCGTGGTGAAGCTAACAATGAACTTTTGGAATTCATGGGAAAG GTGCTTGGACTGAGACTTAGCCAGATGACTCTTCAGAGAGGATGGAATAACAAATCAAAGCTTCTCGTG TGTTGA
- the LOC108463265 gene encoding UPF0235 protein At5g63440 isoform X3 produces the protein MDLTLIFSSTIASTAVPTSLLLKMPKRKTDKAYVLDKKKHLARLNISEAGKVLLKRGEGKLEKQFRMNCIGCGLFVCYRAEEDLETASFIYAVDGALSTVAAETNPQDAPVPPCISQLEGGLVQVAIEVEDRAQRSAITRVNADDVRVTVAAPAARGEANNELLEFMGKVLGLRLSQMTLQRGWNNKSKLLVVEDLSARQVYEKLLEAVQP, from the exons ATGGACCTGACTCTGATCTTTTCGTCTACTATTGCAAGCACTGCGGTTCCCACGTCCTTATTACTG AAAATGCCCAAGAGAAAGACTGACAAAGCATATGTGCTAGACAAGAAAAAGCACCTTGCTAGGCTTAATATCAGCGAGGCGGGAAAAGTTCTCTTGAAGAG GGGAGAAGGGAAATTGGAGAAGCAATTCCGTATGAATTGTATAGGTTGTGGCCTATTTGTTTGCTATCGGGCTGAAGAAGATCTGGAAACTGCGTCTTTCATTTATGCTGTTGATGGTGCCCTTAGTACAGTTGCAGCAGAAACCAACCCTCAG GATGCTCCTGTGCCACCTTGCATATCCCAGTTAGAGGGAGGACTTGTTCAGGTGGCCATAGAGGTGGAAGATCGTGCACAGCGTTCAGCAATTACAA GAGTAAATGCAGATGATGTACGTGTTACTGTGGCTGCACCTGCAGCCCGTGGTGAAGCTAACAATGAACTTTTGGAATTCATGGGAAAG GTGCTTGGACTGAGACTTAGCCAGATGACTCTTCAGAGAGGATGGAATAACAAATCAAAGCTTCTCGTG GTTGAGGATTTGTCTGCCAGACAGGTGTATGAGAAACTTCTAGAAGCTGTTCAACCTTGA